The Salmo salar chromosome ssa06, Ssal_v3.1, whole genome shotgun sequence sequence TATAAACCACcataaatacattcatttatATTGACATCCTAAAAAAGTGGCACTATTCACTGCCCTtctccctaaccttaaaaatcaaCCATATTCATTTCACACTAAAACAATCTATTAATTGCACATCATACCGATCCTTCAAATAAATACACCTGACCAGCAGTAGGGGCCACAAGGGGCAGTGGAGTGGTTTCTCTTACTTAGACAACCTTGTCCAAATGAAACATTTTGCCTGCTTTTCAAAGCAATTTTTACTTTTTATTTGCTTGAGAGAAGGCTATTCCACAGACAAATGCCTGTATGGAAAAACGTGCTCCTCACAGTATTGTTTACTATTGTGATTTTACAAGACATAACACTAGTTCTGGTATTGTAGCTGtgttggttatagaccatatcaatgtggtttTTCATGTAACCTGGGGCACGATCATTTAAGATGTCAAACGTGATTAAGTTTAAGTTGGTCCACTCTGGACTCCAAAGGCAACAAGCCCACCTCCCAGAACTCCTGTACCCCTATGTGGGTCCTAGGGGGGACATTCAGCATATACTTGATAACATTATTTTGCATGACCTGCATTCTCTTTTTCAGCTTTTTTGATAACCCACTATACCAAGCAGAGCAGGCATAAATGACACTGAATCAAATGTTGAGACAAGCAGTTTCTTAACTTTAATGTTAAAATATCTAGTGTTACAATATAAAAATGTCAGTTTGTTTGCTGCTAAAATTCTTTCTAAAATGGCAATCAGGTCTCCAGAAAGGGATTGATCTAGGGACACATCAAGATAAGATATACTTGTTTGAGATTCAACCTCCTTGCCTGCACAGTTTACCATTATCTTATCAGCCCTAAGCAATCTACTAAGCAATGTAGCGTCAATTTGTTGTCAGACAACCAATCTCTAACAAAATGCAATTCCTTACTCAGGGTCTCCTCTATGTAACCTGTATCCTTCCCTGATACCAGTATGGCTGAATCATCAGCATAAAGCAGGAGTTTACACTTAACTGTATCTGGCATATCATTAACGTATATAAGAAATAAGAGAGGCCCTAAAATTGATCCCTGCGGTACTCCACAGGATATTTCTTTGGCCTCTGACAGAACATCACCAACATTACACACTTGTGTTCTGTTGGTCAGATAGGTGGATAAGTCAAGTATCAGTGGAATGAGCTGTTCTAAAGCTAGATTGGAGTTCATAAAGAAGTTTATGCCCCAGAAGGTATCCCTCAAGTTGATTAAAAACTAATCTCTCAACAACTTTGGAAGGTGGTGAGGATTGACACAGGCCCTTTGTTTTACTGCTCTTCTTGTAGAGTGGAACCACCTGGGCTGTTTTGAGATCCTTGGGaaatgtaccactactaatagaaAGGTTTACAGTATGCGTTATCATTTTAGCAGTGACACAAGCACTATCCTTTATGAATCTTGCAGGAAGGTTATCCAGCCCAGTTGCTTTGTTTGTCGTGATTAAGCATAGTAGATTGGAAACTTTGTCCTCTGCTACCATGCACAGCTCAAACAAATCAAATAATTTGCTCATTAGTGGGCTGGACACAGTGAATATAATGGTTCACAAAAATGTTGGATGGGATCAGTCCTTGGATTTTTGCTGTTTTTTCTCGGTTTCcggaagaaaaaatatataatttgtaaATTATAATACTAACCTTGGACAATCTTTACTGCAAGTTATCTCCCAAATGAAATGCCTGCCATAATTAATCAAACAGCTTCTTAGGGCCATGATTGACAGCTGGTATTTATTGATATTTATGACCTTAGAACTTGATACCAGAGCCACTGTAAGAATGAACCTATCAGTGATGTTGTTTCACCAAAGTGGCTCCCACAGAAATATTAGTTAGGCTACTACCACTGGAGTAGGGTTTAAAATCTTGACTACTTTACTCAAAATCATTTCtcatttcaaatatttttttttatgtgatGGTCTTTCCATCCATTTAGGTTTTCCTCATCCTCTCCTGAGAACCAAGATAAAACCGAACCAAGAGCAAAAAATCATGGAATGAACTGAACCAAATATGTTGTGAATCGTTACACCCCTAATGCCTGTtgatataaaacatttttttttgttataaACTATGGTATGATCTTTGAGTGAGAGAACTAGTATCAAATATCTGCTTTTCCAGGATGTGGCATGTTCCTGAACTTTGGGAAAGTGAGCAAAACTAACGCAAACCGCGGGGACTGGCTAACCGAGGCAGTGGAACTCAACGCTAAAGGAGGCAGAGATGATCGCAACTATCTATGGGTTAGTGAGTGCTCTTGGTGATTTCAGCTGTATTGTTTTTATGAGGGACATGTAAAGACAATTTACTTTTTCTATTTTATAAGGCGAAGCTTGAACAACAATTACACTCAAAAAAGACAATACGCTTGAATCAACATTAGCATAGCTAGATGTACACAACCGATGGTGAAGGATGTGGACTCATGGACATTAGATTTCTGAAAACCTCTGACAAAGTCTGATTTTGAAGTGTAATGCTCTTCCCTTTCAATGTCAAACAAACGTTTAGATGCAAAAACTCTTTCTCTCTTGCCTACCCATCTGTCTTCACAGGTGTCACTGAAAATGCGGTCCGAAAACCCGTTTTTGTCCCTGGTCCTGCCCAGTATACTGATCATTGTGGCTGATGTGGTGAGCTTCACCCTGCCGCTGGGAGGGGGCGAGCGTATCTCATTCAAGGTTACACTGGTTCTCAGCTTCATCATGTTCCTCATCATCCTCAACGACCTACTGCCTGGAGGAGGCCAGTGCAGCCCCATCATCCGTGAGTGTCCTGTTTAAACAGGGTTAAACAGttacatcacaacaaaacacaacagcCTAGAGTATCAATAAAACATTACATCATACAAGACATTACATTACTCGATAACTACAAATGTACAATATAAAatccaccacaccacaacatgacaatgtgtgtgtttgtgtgtatagagTGCATCCATATAACACtcaaaatgtctctctctctctcgttgttctCCATAGGAAAGCACTTCTGTTTCTGTTTGGTCATCCTGGTGTTGAGCACGTTGCAGTCTATGGTGCTCACACGTCTGGCTAAGTGTGGTACTCTCTGGCCCTGCAGCCTCTCCAAGTCCAAAGACTCACTGCTTAAAGACACAGACAATGAAGAGGGTAAACTTTTTCATTCTTCTGTCATCTCAGTTATCCACAgagcaaaatatattttcatgGTTTCCAAAGACATTAACAAAACATCCTTATACAACCATGTATAACCTGACCATGATGTGATAATGACATTATTGTAACCAGTTTCACTGGGTACCCCATAAATTACTTTCATCACCATAAACTAGTCAAGTTGTATTTTGATGCACAACCTTTTAATTCTTACCCTTTAGCTGCAGTTAAAGCATGCAGTTGACGTCTTTCCCAGCATATTTTCTTGTTACCATCATTTGTCTTGCGTGTACGCTGGTCTGGCCAGCTACTACATTTGATCTTTAATCTGTCACTGAAAACTATGTCATGAATGGTTTAAATGAAGGGTGTGCCAAGTACTCGGACAAAACGAATATCGTAACGGATATGGAAACTTCCAAATGCAATAATGATACGAGTCTTTTTTGTAATTACCTGTGATCTGAAAATGTTCAGCTGCCAGCACGCATCTCTCTGTCACAAATAGTGTGAAGCGTTGTAAATAGCCTAACTAAATTGTCTGTAAAGAAACGTGCGGGGTATAGGTTAAGGCTGCTGTCACAATTGGATTAGAACAAgcgcatctctcctctctccctccctcacttcctGACTGTCATTCCCCGGCACCAGTCACACATATGCCGGGTTCACGTGCTAATCGATACTAGGAAATTCTGAAAATTCCGACTTCCTAACTTGTTGTAGTTGTACACCacgggaggttggtggcaccttaattggtgaggacaggctcatggtaatggctggagcagaatgaatggaatggtatcaaatacatggtttccattccattagctctgttccggccattatcatgagccgtcctcctgtcagcagcctcctgtgttaTACACCTACCTAGAGAAGAACCTTTTAACCACTTTCAGGAACAAGTGTTCTGTCAACAATGCCACTAAATCATGTAGGAACTCTAAACAAGGCACAGCAACCCTGGCTATTGGCGCCGTAAAGACAACATCAGCTGCTATAGAATCACACAGGATCACAGATACATTATCAGTGTGTTTCCGGCCCAGAATGGCGTCAAACTTTAACCATAACATTCAACACCGGCAGACATTTGATACTGGCAGTTTAACAAGTCACCAACAGATATGAGTTTAATATTATTCATCTTAAATTCCACACTAAATCCTGTGCATTTTTAGCTGTCGGGATAGTTTCTTAGCTTTGAACAATGCGTGAATGAGTGAAGGAACATACAGATGCATTGTGAGATGTACTCTGAGTGACAGCGCAGTAATTTGCTATTGAGGTATGTTCTTTAGCTGCATTTAAAGCATCGGTTTTCCGATCACGAATAAACCCGATTACAAGAATCAACTGTGATAAAACGGATACGATTACAAATAGTTTTTACAAAAATGTCTTCATTTTTTATCGCTTTAgtgttatatttaagcaataaggcctgaggggatgTGGTATACTGTATTGCCAATATAtgatggctaagggctgttcttaagcacgacacaaCACAGAGTGCCTTGATACAGCCCTTACCCGTGGTATATTgggcatataccacaaaccccagaggggCCTTTTTGCTATTataaaactggttaccaacaaaaTTAGTGcagtaaaaatgtatgttttgtcatacccgtggtatacggtctgatataccacgcctGTCAGCCAATCcgtattcagggctcgaaccaactATTTTATAATAACTTATAatttttttcctctctcttaCTTTGTCTAGTATTCAAATCTGATATTACAAATCTGAAAGCCTCAGAGGAAAAGAAGATGAATACAGCCCTCCAGAAGGTGGTGAAGTTTCTCAACAAAATGGCTGCACAAGACCAGACAAAAGTGAGACGCCATCGCTTTGCCAACAAAGTGGACTTGATCTGTTTCTGTATCTATCTCACTGTCCTCATTGTTTACGCAGTCGTCATTTTATATTTCTCCTTTGGTTCTCGATGTGAGATCAACCATTTAGAATTCTGGGAATATTAAATTCTTTATTTGCTTTTAACAAAAAATATTTAAAGAAATGGTGGTCATAAAGAATGATAGAGAAAGCATTTCTATCGTTCCCATTATGGCGTCTGTGAGCGCacgggcagtgccattgaggcaatctccattttgaagtagtccattttcttcttctactatttctatgagttggtaaacaaactgaaagggtgcatactgctACATGTAGTGTGTACAGCTATAAAGttaaggttggtgatttactgccacaTGCAGTTATGGAATATTTGCTCACAATAATTAATTGGCTGATCCCTACTGATGACCCGAATGGAATCATGTGATCCTTCCTTCAAAATGGTTAATATCCCATGGTGCTGCCAATGCTAATACAGGCTTTTGGAGACTAGAggtctctatcattctctatggtttGGTCGTCACAAATTTTGCAAGAACTAGCAAAAAGCTACCTTTTGAGTTTCTGtgtggaaataaatgtatttgtgTATTCTTCACTAGAGCTTTAAATTTCAACATGTTTAAAAATAGATAGTCATATGTGGAATAATGCATTTAGCTATTAGAATTCTAATGAATAAATGTAATGGGGACTGAAGCGCTATAATCCCCCAGAATAGAACCTTAGAACTCTAATGTAATGGGGACTGTAGTGCTATAATCCCCCAGAATAGAACCTTAGAACTCTAATGAATACATGTAAAGTggactgtagctgtagtattagTAGTGTGGAAACAAATGAACAGTGTGTTATTTCCTATAGAGGCAGTGTGAAGGCCTTATATTATCTCCTAACTAAGCAGGTTCTCAACCTCAGGCTGAGATCTCAAATAGTCTCACGATCATCTCTTCCACCTGCGCTGGGCTGTATTTGTGGTATCTCTCAGGGTGTTTGGAGAAATAAGCATGGTCACATCTGTGTAAAGTACAGGTAGATGACCATAATAAAGGAATATCACTGTACCAGCGTTCTGTATGAAATTCTTACTGCACATCACTATTGAACAGTGCTGAATTTAAAATATACTTGACGTACAGTGCCTtggaaaagtattcatccccctatgtgtttttcctattttgttccaTTACAACCtgtatttaaatacatttttatttggatttcatgtaatggacatacacaaaatagtccaaattggtgaagttaaatgaacaaaataacatgtttcaaaaaattcaaaaaaataaagaaCGGAAAtggctatgaagcccctaaataagatctggtgcaaccaattaccttcagaagtcacataattagttaaataaagtccacctgtgtgcaatctaagtgtcacatgatctcagtatatatacacctgttctgaaaggccccagagtctgcaacaccactaagcaaggggcaccaccaagcaagcggaaccatgaagaccaaggagctctccaaacaggtcagggacaaagttctggagaagtacagatcagggttgggttataaaaaaatatctgaaactttgaacatcccaaggagcaccattaaatccattattaaaaaattgaaagaatatgacaccacaacaaacctgccaaaagagggccgcccaccaaaacacacaaaccaggcaaggagggcattaatcagagaggcaacaaagagaccaaagataaccctgaaggagctgcaaagctccacagcggagattggagtatctgtccacaggaccactttaagccgtacactccacagagctgggctttacggaagagtggccagaaaaaagccattgcttcaagaagaaaataagcaaacacgtttgttgttcgccaaaaggcatgtgggagactccccaaacatatggaagaaggtactctggtcagatgagactaaaactgagctttttggccatcaaggaaaacgctatgtctggcgctaATCCAACACCTCCCAtgaccctgagaacaccatccccaaagtgaattatggtggtggcagcaacatgctgtggggatgtttttcatcggcagggactgagaaactggtcagaattgaaggaatgatggatggtgctaaatacagggaaattcttgagggaaacctgttacagtcttccagagatttgagactgggacggaggttcaccttccagcaggacaatgaccctaagcatactgctaaagcaacactcgagtggtttaaggggaaacatttaaatgtcttggaatggcctagtcaaaggccagatctcaatccaattgagaatctgtggtatgacttaaagattgctgtacaccagcggaagccatccaacttgaaggagctggagcagttttgccttggaagaatgggcaaaaatcccagtggctagatgtgctaaGCTGATAgcaacataccccaagagacttgcagctgtaattgctgcaaatggtggctctacaaagtattgactttggggggaggggtgaatagttatgcacgctcaagttttctgggttttttgtcatatttcttgtttgtttcacaataaaaaatattttgatcttgaaggtggtaggcatgttgtgtaaatcaaatgatacaaaccccccaaaaatccattttaattccaggttgtgagGCAACAAAATCAGAAAAATGCCacgggggggtgaatacttttgcaaaccACTGTAAATATCGAAACATACATGGTACACCTCAGAGTTTCAGCTACAGTATTTGAAACATATCATTTATCCAACCACTATGGAAGTATTTCTACAACTTCAATTTTAAATGCAATGGGCAAATTGAAAATCAATATCAGGTTTGCAATTCCTTTTCAGTCCGTGGGGtgtacattttgttattttgatttCCTAGTCAAAACGGAGTGAAAAAACTGAAAACGAGAGCCTTACTTACACCCATCGAGCCACTTCCTATGGAAGGATCGATTGGTTTCAGGGAGATGACAAAGACATCTACACGTAAATACATTACATTCCTTACCCAAACAGGCAGTGGTTCGTGagcaaagtattattattatttcgaGGGTAGTTTCAAATGTACAATAAGTTtgactctttgtctctccctctctttatctacccctccctctccatatgtgtaccaagccgtcatatcttgTCAGTTCACTAGGGACCTTTGTTtcatgtaagtgtgtatgtgtattctgtgttattatttagttagtaaataaataattaaatcaatTTGTGTAGTAGTGAATAATcaacttcttccgtggtgccccaaattcctaatgagttgttacatgattcatttaattgggtaacaattaaacacagTTAGTTGAttcgataaataacagtcatcacattaatgcaAGTCCCATCACCCCTCATCCTAAATTTTGCTCACTCTTGTTCAACAGCACTTTGATTAAATCGATTTAATGTTTCAATTTGCGTCAAGTGTTGTTTTAATCCACTACATGGCAGTAATGTTCTACCATTGTAACCTAAATAAATTGTCATGACACTGTCTCACTGGGTATTTACTAATGTGAAAGGTTTGCTGCAACTTTGCATGATTATGGCAGTAGAGTGATAAAGATTCATAGCCCAAGGCCCAAACCGACAGGCACAAACAACAAACAGATGACTGGGTGCACTTACACACAAAAGTCTTGGACGATGTAGGCGTGCGGTGTCAAAGCCTGACAAATCTTGTCAATACAATATAGAAAAAGCCAAACAGATCCTCTATCTGCCCCAAAATGTTTTTTGAAGCTCATTAAAGAAGGGTGTGTGGTCAATGGTGAGAGCTTATGGTGAGGCAGGAAAAGCCTGACCCTGGtgcgtgtgtttgtatgtgtgttcatTTCTGGACTGATATAATGGATATAAATTCCATTAAAGAAATGCACTAGAAAATAAATATAATCGCTTCAAACCACACATTTCATTATATTATTGCACTTCAGTGGTAGTTGTATTGCTGTTTTAAGGCTCCTATAGTAGACATACTGCCTAGTAGCCAATGTAACTTGTAGAATGTGCAACTCAATGCATTCAATCCTGACTTTTTGTTTTCAGAGCATCTCCACAAACAACAGACAAGGAGCCAGAGATCATCAGACACCTGTGGATAATTGAAGTACCAAAAAAGCCAGTAGATGTCATACTGACAAGAgattttttttaagtataaagtaCAAGTCatattatatactgaacaaaaaaaaaaacgcaacatgcaacaatttgactgagttacagttcatataaggaaatctgtcaattgaaataaatgcattaggccataatctatggatttcacatgactgggcagaggcacagccatgggtggacctgggaggacataggcccacccacttgggagccaggcccagacaatcagaaagagtttttccccacaaaagggctttattacagacagaaatactcctcagtttcatcagctgtcaaggtggctggtctcagacgatcccgcaggtgaagaagccggatgtggaggtcctgggcggacgtggtctgcggttgtgaggccggttggacatactgccaaattctctaaaatgacgttggacacggcttatggtagataaattaacattatATTCTCTGGCAAGAGCTctgctggacattcctgcagtcagcatgccaattgtacgctccctcaaatcttgagacatctgtggcattgtgttgtgtaacaaaactgcacattttagagtggccttttattgtccccagcacaaggtgcacctgtgtaatgatcgtgctgtttaatcatcttcttgacttgacacacctgtcaggtggatggtttaacttggcaaaggagaaatgctcactaacaggaaggtaaacaaatttgtgcagaaAATTTGCAAGAAATATGTTTTTTGTgcctatggaaaatttctgggatcttttatttcagctcacgaaacatgggaccaacactttacatgtagcATTTAGATTTTTGTTTCGTGTAGCTGTATCTCTACTAGAACATGTGTTAAATGTAGTGGTAGTACAAGGAACCTATACTCTCAAGAAGTGAGAAATACAACCGTAAAATGGCTAAACAGAATCTACAATATGCAATACTATATACATTGCACCAGGGGATGTCTGACTCtttgcacactcactggactctacccacacactcactgcatcacacactacatacactcacacacataacatgcacacaaaGTGATGTACTGCGTACggtctggggccaagcttcctgccatccaggacctctataccaggcagtgtcagaggaaggccctaaaaattgccaaagactccagccaccgtagtcatagactgttctctctgctaccgcacggcaagcggtaccggagcgcaaaTTCTAGGTCCAAAACGCTCCTTaacggcttctacccccaagccataagactgctgaacagctaatcaaatggctacccggactatttacattgacccccccccatttttttttacactgctgctactcactgtttattatctatgcatagtaactttaccccatgtatatagcctccttattgttattttattgttgcccttttattttatttttttctattgttaattttcttactttttaactgcattgttgggtaggGCATTTCACtgcaaagtctacacctgttgtattcgggcatatgtgacaaatacaatttgattgattgTCTAGAAAACAACTAGAGTAAAGGGTAACCATGGGCTCCCAAGTggggcagcggtctaaagcactgcatctcagtgcaagaggcgtcactacagttcctggttcgaatccaggctgtatcacatctggccatgattgggagtcccatagggcggcaggggtaggctgtcattgtaaataatgatttgttcttaactgacttgcctagttaaataaaacaatttaaatgaACACGTGCGTTCTGTTTGCTATGTTGCATAACGGTTTGTACCGAACGACACGTTTTCCAATGCTGTTGTACGTTCTTGAACAGACTTTTTGGTATGTTTGCTCCCGTTTGGTGGGTGCGGCAAAATGTGAATTAAAGCAATGAGTGACATATTTAAAGGGCAGTGGCCATGCTGACAGCGTTCCCCAACCCAACCCCTCCCATATACGTTTTTTTACTGATCGTTCAGTACAGCACCGTTTCCATTCAATTGAACGTTCCAGAACGTAAAAACCTACTGACCACAGCCCTGGTTTCcctgacacagattaagcctagtcataGACAAAAAAGCACTTTCAATAAATCATCTCCATTGAGCTTGATTTTTAGTCTAGGACTCAATCTGTGTACATTAGCAGCAACAGAAATATGACACCGAGTAGGTGTAGGTAGGTACAGAGCCATAGTGGGGCAAACTATTCTCCAACTTGGCACTAAAATTATCATGACATTCATTATTTCGTTTTATTGTGGCCATGGAACATTTGGGTCAGCATAGCACCCACCAAAATTGTAATGTCAAACACCCTACGAGAGCTTTTAAACCCAGTCTCTACGTTCAGCGGTATATACTTTTAACATTAGGATATCCTATGGGAGCAGCAAGAACCTTTTAGCACTGAGAATATGGCTCCATTTCACAACCAGGGGCAAATTAGCGAGATTTACTACATTGAAATTAGGACTGGGATTGGTGTGttttacttcttttttttttactcttgaGCCAAAAAACGACTGGAAAATGGGCTTTATGCTCACGTTACATTTTCAAACAGCTAACCCCATACAAGTGTGAGTTGTTACCTTTCAGTAGAGGTGGTAGTacattactgccatctagtgAAGGAAGAATTGTACAATAGGGGTATTCTATTATTAATGTGTTCCTGGTGATCGGAGCCTTCCACCGTCTGGGCCCCCCACCACTGCTCCTACTCTGAAATACACTACAATTCAGCCATATTTGAGACTTGACCCAGGATTAGGGCCATGCTTTTTGGCAGCTTTTTTCGAAGCGGTAACAACAATAACATAAAACtcagtaaaaaaattaaaatgattaatggtccctttcctaaattagccttggatggagatagggatttggacttgtgctTTTACTTATTTCTCCTTACTGAtcaatgattataacggtgattctgatacaaccattaattcatactttgtgcccctggcctgagaggatggaagttcaatatgtagctaatgTACTGTAAtaggctaacgttaactagcggcacatcgttgcccatgaaaggaagttaggctagcgagcaagcattttagccaggtagcctaagaCAACAAAAACGAAAAGCgtttactgtatgacagagtcatgaAAGACAGGAgtatggcattggcgtttctctacaaccCTAGCTCcccaaccctaattctaacctttaccctaaaccccctagaaacagCATTTGATCTCGTGGGgacaacaaaatgtccccagttggtcaaatttttgtttgtttactattcatGTATAGT is a genomic window containing:
- the LOC106606397 gene encoding 5-hydroxytryptamine receptor 3A, translating into MFLNFGKVSKTNANRGDWLTEAVELNAKGGRDDRNYLWVSLKMRSENPFLSLVLPSILIIVADVVSFTLPLGGGERISFKVTLVLSFIMFLIILNDLLPGGGQCSPIIRKHFCFCLVILVLSTLQSMVLTRLAKCGTLWPCSLSKSKDSLLKDTDNEEGKLFHSSVISVIHRAKYIFMVSKDINKTSLYNHV